The following are encoded together in the Lathyrus oleraceus cultivar Zhongwan6 chromosome 3, CAAS_Psat_ZW6_1.0, whole genome shotgun sequence genome:
- the LOC127130209 gene encoding uncharacterized protein LOC127130209, producing MANGGFPFQMPMLTKNNYDNWSIKMKALLGAQDVWDIVEKGFNEQDEASLSQGVKETLRESRKRDKKALFLIYQSVDEDTFEKISNATTAKEAWDKLQTCNKGVEQVKKIRLQTLRGDFECLFMEESESISDYFSRVLSVVNQLKRNGEDIDEVKVMEKIFRTLNPSFDFIVTNIEENKDLKTMTIEQLMGSLQAYEEKQKRKIKQKEAMEQLLQLNIKEANYANYKSQRGRGRG from the coding sequence ATGGCGAATGGAGGTTTCCCTTTTCAAATGCCGATGCTCACAAAGAACAACTATGACAATTGGAGTATCAAGATGAAGGCGCTACTAGGAGCTCAAGATGTGTGGGATATCGTTGAGAAAGGCTTCAATGAGCAAGATGAAGCCTCGCTAAGCCAAGGTGTAAAGGAGACATTGAGGGAGTCAAGAAAGAGAGACAAGAAAGCTCTCTTCCTCATTTATCAATCGGTGGATGAAGATACATTTGAGAAGATCTCCAACGCAACGACGGCCAAAGAAGCATGGGACAAACTTCAAACTTGCAACAAAGGAGTGGAACAGGTGAAAAAGATTCGTCTTCAAACTCTTAGAGGTGATTTTGAATGTTTATTTATGGAAGAGTCCGAGTCAATTTCTGATTATTTTTCTCGAGTATTGTCCGTAGTCAATCAACTTAAAAGAAATGGTGAAGATATTGATGAGGTAAAAGTCATGGAGAAAATATTTCGCACTTTAAATCCAAGTTTTGACTTCATTGTTACCAACATTGAAGAAAACAAGGATTTAAAGACCATGACTATTGAGCAACTCATGGGTTCCTTACAAGCATAcgaagaaaaacaaaagagaaaaattaaaCAAAAGGAGGCTATGGAGCAACTACTACAACTCAACATAAAGGAAGCAAATTATGCGAATTACAAGAGCCAAAGAGGACGAGGTCGTGGCTAA